The Thermotoga maritima MSB8 region CCAAGGACTCCCACGAACAAGGAGCTTCTGAGACCGTAGACGAGCTGTGTGAAAATGTCCTGACCGAAGGTGTTGGTCCCGAGCCAGTGCTCTTTGCTCGGAGGTTGATATCCAGGTCCCACAAAAGCAAGGGGATCCTTATAAGGTGAAAGATAAGGTCCTACCAGAGCCAGGATGATCAACCCGGCGTACACACATATGGCAAAAATGACCTTTTTATTTTTCAAGAAGAAATGGACGAATTCTTTTCTCGTCATGGCTATCAAACCTCTCCCGAATAGGATTTTCTGATTCTGGGATCTATGATAACGTAGAAGATATCAACGAGGAAATTGGCAAGAAGCACTCCAAGGATGATGAACAAAAAGCACCCCTGAATCAGGAAATAATCCTGGTTCAAAATTCCCTGCATGAGGATGTATCCTATACCGGGGTAGGAGAAGACGATTTCCGTTGTGAGAGCACCTGCAACCACCGTTCCGAGCTGGATGGCAAGACCGGTGATCTGCGGGAGGATGGCGTTTCTGTAAGCGTATTTCCTTATGAGTCTCTGAGACGATCCGAGCGCCTCGAGATATCTGGAATAGTTCGCTTCCAGTTCGTAGATGATCATGTTCCTCATACCTATTGCCCAGCCCCCGAGCATCACAAGGAACAGAGAACCAAATGGAAGTACCCAGTGGTGCAGAAAATCGAGTATGAAATCCCAGGAGAATGAAGGTGTTATTCCAAAGCTGTAAGCACCTGCGAGGGGAAACAGAGGTATAACCACACCGAATATCCAGGCAAGAAGAAT contains the following coding sequences:
- a CDS encoding ABC transporter permease is translated as MRKYLTKKILIYILTFFFAVTIDWAIPRFMPGNPINFLISRFAGLPESVKVLQSYFTQAFGLDKPLWEQYINFWKALFRGDLGISIYMYPQPVAKVIARALPYSLIVLLPAVLLSFAIGNRFGAFVARKKRLDNFALPVFYTLTASPYFWFGILLAWIFGVVIPLFPLAGAYSFGITPSFSWDFILDFLHHWVLPFGSLFLVMLGGWAIGMRNMIIYELEANYSRYLEALGSSQRLIRKYAYRNAILPQITGLAIQLGTVVAGALTTEIVFSYPGIGYILMQGILNQDYFLIQGCFLFIILGVLLANFLVDIFYVIIDPRIRKSYSGEV